Proteins co-encoded in one Hymenobacter swuensis DY53 genomic window:
- a CDS encoding bifunctional 3,4-dihydroxy-2-butanone-4-phosphate synthase/GTP cyclohydrolase II, with product MLDSIEDAIADIRAGKVVVVVDDEDRENEGDFICAARCATPEVINFMATHGRGLVCAPLIEQRCEELGLELMVGRNTALHSTPFTVSIDLLKNGVTTGISASDRSKTILALIDPDTKPEELGKPGHIFPLKARKEGVLRRAGHTEAAIDLSRLAGFEPAGVLVEILKEDGEMARLPELREIADKWNLKLISVQDLIKYRLEKESLINREISVKLPTDYGDFDLIAYTQRTTNAQHLALVKGDISGPEPVLVRVHSSCVTGDIFGSCRCDCGPQLHRAMQQIEREGRGVIVYMNQEGRGIGLLNKLRAYKLQEQGRDTVEANIELGFGMDERDYGVGAQILRDLGISQMRLLSNNPRKRTGLMGYGLEIVESVAIEVEPNEHNERYLTTKRDKLGHTILHKDRTPHPDTAATAAE from the coding sequence ATGCTGGATTCCATTGAAGACGCCATTGCCGATATCCGCGCCGGCAAAGTCGTAGTAGTCGTTGACGACGAAGACCGTGAAAACGAAGGCGACTTTATCTGTGCCGCCCGCTGCGCCACGCCCGAAGTCATCAACTTTATGGCCACCCACGGCCGCGGCCTCGTGTGCGCCCCGCTCATTGAGCAGCGTTGCGAAGAGCTGGGTTTGGAGCTGATGGTGGGCCGCAACACGGCCCTGCACTCCACGCCCTTCACCGTGAGCATCGACCTGTTGAAGAACGGCGTGACCACCGGCATTTCGGCCTCTGACCGCTCTAAAACCATTCTGGCCCTCATCGACCCCGACACCAAGCCGGAGGAACTGGGCAAGCCGGGCCATATTTTCCCGCTCAAAGCCCGCAAGGAAGGCGTGCTGCGTCGCGCCGGCCACACCGAAGCCGCCATCGACCTTTCCCGTCTCGCCGGGTTCGAGCCGGCCGGGGTACTGGTGGAAATCCTGAAGGAAGACGGCGAAATGGCCCGCCTGCCTGAGCTGCGTGAAATTGCCGATAAGTGGAACCTGAAGCTGATTTCGGTGCAGGACCTGATCAAGTATCGTCTCGAGAAGGAGAGCCTCATCAACCGCGAAATTTCGGTGAAGCTGCCCACCGACTACGGCGACTTCGACCTGATTGCCTACACCCAGCGCACTACCAATGCCCAGCACCTAGCCCTAGTGAAAGGCGACATTTCGGGACCCGAGCCGGTGCTGGTGCGCGTGCACAGCTCCTGCGTGACGGGCGACATCTTCGGGAGCTGCCGCTGCGACTGTGGCCCCCAGCTGCACCGCGCCATGCAGCAGATTGAGCGCGAGGGCCGGGGCGTGATTGTGTACATGAACCAGGAGGGCCGGGGTATCGGGCTGCTCAACAAGCTACGCGCTTACAAGCTGCAGGAGCAGGGCCGCGACACGGTGGAAGCCAACATCGAGCTGGGCTTCGGCATGGATGAGCGGGACTACGGCGTGGGTGCCCAAATCCTGCGCGACCTGGGTATCTCGCAGATGCGCCTGCTCTCCAATAACCCCCGCAAGCGCACCGGCCTGATGGGTTACGGCCTCGAAATCGTGGAGTCGGTAGCTATTGAGGTGGAGCCCAATGAGCACAACGAGCGGTACCTGACCACCAAGCGCGACAAACTGGGCCACACCATCCTGCACAAAGACCGTACCCCGCACCCGGATACGGCGGCCACTGCGGCGGAGTAA
- a CDS encoding M14 family metallopeptidase produces the protein MFPAFLTSLLLTSAAIPAAPTDWRTPFEKGNGNTTTTHAECIRYYQQLDTAYPEIQLREAGQTDSGRPLHEVVVSLDGDFEPASVRAKNRRVVFIQNGIHPGEPEGIDASMQLARDYVQKKELRQQLADVVLVIIPIYNVDGALNRNATTRTNQNGPESYGFRGNARNLDLNRDYIKQDSRNARAFAQLFQRWQPEIYVDTHTSNGADYQYTMTLIATQKDKLHPALSQYMQQRLLPALYGGMDKKKWYLTPYVDFEGRTPDARGLVGFLETPRYSTGYTTLFNTIGFVTETHMLKAYAPRVRATYDFLDLLIRQVHQDGAAIAQARTTAAQQTREQQQFALGWRLDTTQAEQFTFRGFAGKTKPSEVSGLPRLYYDRAAPYTKSIPYYNTFRPTTTVQRPRAYVLPQAWGEVVERLRLSGVQMRPLSADTIINGESYYIQDYKTASRPYEGHYLHSQVQVRPVQQPRPFLRGDYLIPLDQPAARYLIETLEPQATDSFFAWGFFDSVLQQKEHFSDYVFEDIAADLLRRRPELRVQLEAKKKQDPAFAASAAAQLDWVYRQSDHYEASHLRYPVLRVL, from the coding sequence ATGTTCCCTGCTTTCCTTACTTCCCTACTGCTTACTTCCGCCGCTATTCCAGCTGCCCCTACCGACTGGCGCACGCCCTTCGAGAAAGGCAACGGCAATACCACCACCACCCATGCTGAGTGCATCCGCTACTACCAGCAGTTGGATACGGCCTACCCCGAAATTCAGCTGCGCGAAGCAGGCCAGACCGACAGCGGCCGGCCGCTGCACGAGGTGGTGGTCTCACTGGATGGAGATTTTGAGCCTGCTTCCGTGCGGGCCAAAAACCGGCGTGTGGTGTTCATTCAGAACGGGATTCACCCCGGCGAGCCGGAGGGCATCGATGCCAGTATGCAGCTGGCCCGCGACTACGTGCAGAAGAAGGAGCTGCGCCAGCAGCTGGCCGATGTGGTGCTGGTCATCATCCCCATCTACAACGTGGACGGCGCCCTGAACCGCAACGCCACCACCCGTACCAACCAGAACGGACCCGAGAGCTACGGCTTCCGGGGCAACGCCCGCAACCTCGACCTGAACCGGGACTACATCAAGCAGGACTCGCGCAACGCCCGCGCCTTTGCCCAGCTGTTTCAGCGCTGGCAGCCCGAGATATACGTGGACACCCACACCTCCAATGGGGCCGATTACCAGTACACGATGACGCTCATTGCCACCCAGAAGGACAAGCTGCATCCAGCCCTGAGTCAGTACATGCAGCAACGGTTACTACCTGCTTTGTACGGTGGAATGGACAAGAAAAAGTGGTACCTGACGCCGTATGTAGACTTCGAGGGCCGCACGCCCGACGCCCGGGGCCTGGTAGGTTTTCTGGAAACGCCCCGCTACTCCACCGGCTACACCACCCTGTTCAACACCATCGGCTTCGTGACGGAAACGCACATGCTGAAGGCGTACGCGCCCCGCGTGCGCGCCACCTACGATTTCCTGGACCTGCTCATCCGGCAAGTGCACCAAGACGGTGCGGCCATTGCCCAAGCCCGTACCACGGCCGCGCAGCAGACCCGTGAGCAGCAGCAGTTTGCCTTGGGCTGGCGGCTGGATACCACCCAGGCCGAACAGTTCACGTTCCGGGGCTTCGCGGGCAAAACAAAGCCCAGCGAAGTCAGTGGCCTGCCCCGCCTCTATTATGACCGCGCCGCGCCCTACACCAAATCCATTCCGTACTACAATACCTTCCGGCCCACCACCACCGTGCAGCGCCCCCGCGCCTACGTGCTGCCCCAGGCCTGGGGCGAAGTGGTGGAGCGGCTGCGCCTCTCCGGCGTGCAGATGCGGCCGCTATCCGCCGATACCATCATCAACGGTGAATCGTACTACATTCAGGATTACAAAACTGCTTCCCGCCCCTACGAGGGCCACTACCTGCACTCTCAGGTACAGGTGCGCCCGGTACAGCAGCCCCGGCCCTTCCTGCGCGGCGACTACCTGATTCCGCTCGACCAGCCGGCGGCCCGCTACCTCATCGAAACGCTGGAGCCCCAGGCCACCGATTCCTTTTTCGCCTGGGGGTTCTTCGACAGCGTGTTGCAGCAGAAGGAGCACTTTTCCGATTACGTGTTCGAGGATATAGCCGCCGACCTGCTGCGCCGCCGGCCGGAGTTACGCGTTCAACTAGAAGCAAAGAAGAAACAGGACCCTGCCTTTGCCGCCAGTGCCGCCGCCCAGCTCGACTGGGTGTACCGCCAATCCGACCACTACGAGGCCTCGCACCTGCGCTACCCGGTGCTGCGGGTGCTGTAG
- a CDS encoding cupin domain-containing protein, producing MQRRSFLQLSLAAPALAYTLPALGTTGPLPKRSILVRAGQDRSGQPFQFLDATFTVKVSGQDNEGRCVIFDTLRRAKIGPALHLHTDLDEWFYVVEGEFKFQAGTEMLRLRAGDSLFVPREVVHAFVKTSEGPARLIVMHQPAGSMEEYFRLVSQLPDQGPDSRKALAEKHGTRFVGPQLTPD from the coding sequence ATGCAACGTCGTTCTTTTTTGCAGCTGTCTTTGGCTGCGCCAGCGTTGGCCTATACCCTGCCCGCGCTGGGGACCACGGGCCCTTTGCCAAAGAGAAGTATATTGGTGCGGGCGGGTCAGGACCGGTCAGGCCAGCCTTTTCAGTTTCTGGATGCTACGTTTACTGTGAAGGTATCGGGCCAGGATAATGAAGGACGATGCGTGATTTTTGATACGCTACGGCGCGCTAAAATTGGTCCGGCGCTTCATTTGCACACCGACCTTGACGAGTGGTTTTACGTGGTGGAAGGCGAGTTCAAGTTCCAGGCCGGAACCGAGATGTTGCGCCTGCGGGCCGGCGACTCCCTGTTCGTTCCCCGGGAAGTGGTGCACGCCTTTGTAAAAACAAGCGAAGGTCCGGCCCGTCTTATCGTGATGCATCAGCCGGCCGGCTCCATGGAGGAGTATTTTCGGTTAGTGAGCCAACTGCCCGATCAAGGTCCGGATAGTCGGAAAGCATTAGCCGAAAAGCACGGAACGCGGTTTGTAGGCCCGCAACTGACACCGGACTGA
- a CDS encoding glycosyltransferase: protein MLPLIDGLAAVGLWGSLGLVAHTYVLFPALLGRLAQGRQQNTDVYAPDSPELPRVDVLLAVYNEEQVIEQKIHSTFATTYPPEKLTFYIGSDNSSDRTNALVEQLAREYPRLRFRPFGQRTGKPGVMEALSAEATAPVLVLTDANVFFTPDTLYKLVKHFRNPRVGQVGGNILNPDHRQDGISGQEKAYLERENLIKYQEGVVWGSMIGAFGGCFAVRRACYHPAPRTFIVDDFFISMAVLEDGYQALNELQAVCHEDVSDKLPEEFRRKARISAGNFQNLVAFRRLLWPPWRGVSFAYWSHKVLRWLTPLLLLLMLLCNAVLVLWGGGWFYQLMLAGQLAAPALLLLDAALHRLGVHLRLLRFITHFYSMNGALLLGLGRFLRGVKTTVWEPTQRFQHKR from the coding sequence GTGTTGCCGCTCATTGACGGGCTGGCCGCCGTGGGCCTCTGGGGCAGTCTGGGACTAGTGGCGCACACCTACGTGCTGTTTCCGGCCCTGCTGGGCCGCCTGGCCCAGGGCCGCCAACAAAATACCGACGTGTACGCGCCCGACAGCCCCGAGCTGCCCCGGGTAGACGTGCTGCTGGCCGTGTACAACGAGGAGCAGGTGATCGAGCAGAAAATCCACTCCACCTTCGCCACCACCTACCCGCCCGAGAAGCTCACCTTCTACATCGGCTCCGACAATTCCTCTGACCGCACCAACGCGCTGGTGGAGCAACTGGCCCGCGAGTATCCCCGGTTGCGGTTCCGGCCGTTCGGGCAGCGCACCGGCAAGCCCGGCGTGATGGAAGCCTTATCGGCGGAGGCAACTGCGCCGGTGCTGGTGCTCACCGATGCCAACGTGTTTTTCACGCCCGATACGCTGTACAAGCTCGTGAAGCACTTTCGCAACCCCCGCGTGGGGCAGGTGGGCGGCAACATTCTCAACCCCGACCACCGTCAGGACGGCATTTCGGGTCAGGAAAAAGCCTATCTGGAGCGCGAAAACCTCATCAAGTATCAGGAAGGCGTGGTGTGGGGCAGCATGATTGGGGCTTTCGGGGGCTGCTTTGCGGTGCGCCGCGCCTGCTACCACCCGGCCCCACGCACCTTCATCGTCGATGACTTCTTCATTTCGATGGCTGTGCTGGAGGACGGCTACCAGGCCCTCAACGAACTGCAGGCCGTGTGCCACGAGGACGTGTCGGACAAGCTCCCGGAGGAATTCCGGCGCAAGGCCCGCATATCGGCCGGCAACTTCCAGAATCTGGTGGCGTTCCGGCGGCTGCTGTGGCCGCCCTGGCGGGGCGTGAGTTTCGCGTACTGGTCGCATAAGGTGCTACGCTGGCTCACGCCGCTGCTGCTGCTGCTCATGCTGCTGTGCAACGCGGTGCTGGTGCTGTGGGGGGGAGGCTGGTTTTACCAGCTGATGCTGGCCGGGCAGTTGGCCGCGCCGGCTTTGCTGCTCCTGGACGCGGCCCTGCACCGGCTGGGCGTGCATCTGCGGCTGTTGCGGTTTATCACGCATTTCTACAGCATGAATGGGGCCTTGCTGCTGGGGTTGGGGCGGTTTCTGCGGGGCGTGAAAACCACTGTCTGGGAGCCCACCCAACGGTTTCAGCACAAGCGGTGA
- the proC gene encoding pyrroline-5-carboxylate reductase, whose amino-acid sequence MRIAILGCGNMGMAFAKSFLHYNLVGRPDLLLLGRHLDHCQRLTATHPGLPVAELSPAVGDYDMVFVAVKPQDFSKVAAGLRAVLRPEQVVVSIMAGIPIARLQRELEHRQVLRAMPNTPALLGMGITGFSASPEVERSRLHQVENLLNATGRSIFLEDESLLDAVTAVSGSGPAYFYYIVQAMMRAGQELGFSESVAGLLVKQTMLGAYHLLNTSDKSPDELIAAVASKGGTTEAALREFRAGGLAETLTAGIKAAQHRATELAGE is encoded by the coding sequence CTGCGCATTGCCATTCTGGGCTGCGGAAACATGGGCATGGCCTTCGCCAAATCCTTTCTACACTACAACCTCGTCGGCCGCCCCGATCTGCTGTTGCTGGGCCGCCACCTCGACCATTGCCAGCGCCTCACGGCCACGCACCCGGGCCTGCCCGTAGCCGAGCTCAGCCCCGCCGTGGGCGACTACGACATGGTATTCGTGGCCGTGAAGCCCCAGGATTTCAGCAAAGTAGCCGCCGGCCTGCGGGCGGTGCTGCGGCCCGAGCAGGTGGTGGTATCCATTATGGCCGGCATTCCTATTGCCCGACTGCAGCGCGAGCTTGAGCATCGGCAGGTGCTGCGGGCCATGCCCAACACGCCGGCGCTGCTGGGCATGGGCATTACCGGGTTTTCGGCCTCGCCCGAGGTGGAACGCAGCCGTTTACACCAGGTCGAAAACCTGCTCAATGCCACTGGGCGGTCCATTTTTCTGGAAGATGAGAGCCTGCTCGACGCCGTGACGGCCGTGAGTGGCAGCGGCCCAGCCTACTTCTACTACATTGTGCAGGCCATGATGCGGGCCGGACAGGAGCTGGGCTTCTCGGAGTCGGTGGCCGGGCTACTGGTGAAGCAGACGATGCTGGGCGCTTACCACCTGCTCAACACCTCCGACAAAAGCCCAGACGAACTCATTGCCGCCGTGGCTTCCAAAGGCGGCACCACTGAAGCGGCCCTACGCGAGTTCCGCGCCGGCGGCCTGGCAGAAACCCTCACAGCCGGTATCAAAGCCGCTCAGCACCGCGCCACCGAACTGGCGGGGGAGTAA
- the dnaG gene encoding DNA primase, translating into MARIPKETVDQIIHHADIVEVVGDFVSLKRKGQNMWACCPFHHEKSPSFSVAPAKGLYKCFGCGKAGGVVQFIMDIEGTSYVEALKYLAKKYGIDVQEEEKTPEQQLAQNEKDSQFIVSNWAKDHYHKLLQDNEEGQSIGWSYLRQRGLNQATIKTFELGYSLDQWDDLLKSATVAGFELKYLEKTGLVVRREDDQGQDTGRRYDRFRGRVMFPIHNVSGRVIGFGARTLKPNDKTAKYLNSPESEIYHKSDVLYGLYQARQPIRSEELCYLVEGYLDVLSLHQGGIKNVVASSGTSLTDGQIRLIKRYTDNVTVLYDGDAAGIRASLRGIDMLLEGGLNVRVVLFPDGDDPDSYIRKVGDQRFREHLEGASQDFIQFKTDLVSREAAHDPVKKAEAIREVLQSISKVPDPIKRQVFLQQTSQEFGIDEQVLITEYNKLVRNASGKSPGGQSSSGSGAAGGYSGGQQAPSSGGASPRPAPRPMSPEEEAEALMYGASPEDLMGGGDLQTLTREDLEPVPDVLERCEREVVRLLLLYSAQPLAPEVSVAQYLLEQLEGTGFKTGLYADLLHLCREELNQGRWPEVRTLIQHGRSDIRSVVAELATEKYELSPNWTTHQIHVPRELDLLQTACDNAILRLNKVNVERELAVRLEALRNPVDEASMMENLQTIHLLKQMDNQLANMLGTVIPRASM; encoded by the coding sequence TTGGCCCGTATCCCCAAAGAAACCGTCGACCAGATTATCCACCACGCCGACATTGTGGAGGTGGTGGGCGACTTCGTGAGCCTCAAGCGCAAGGGCCAGAATATGTGGGCCTGCTGCCCGTTTCACCACGAAAAGTCGCCGAGCTTCTCGGTGGCCCCGGCCAAGGGCCTGTACAAGTGCTTCGGGTGCGGCAAGGCCGGCGGGGTGGTGCAGTTCATCATGGACATCGAGGGCACCAGCTACGTGGAGGCCCTGAAATACTTGGCCAAAAAGTATGGTATCGACGTTCAGGAGGAAGAAAAGACGCCCGAGCAGCAGCTAGCCCAGAACGAAAAGGACTCTCAGTTCATCGTCTCGAACTGGGCCAAAGACCACTACCACAAGCTGCTCCAGGACAACGAGGAAGGCCAGAGCATTGGCTGGAGCTACCTCCGGCAGCGCGGCCTCAACCAGGCCACCATCAAAACCTTCGAGCTGGGCTACTCGCTGGACCAGTGGGACGACCTGCTGAAATCGGCCACGGTGGCAGGCTTCGAGCTGAAGTACCTGGAGAAAACCGGCCTCGTGGTGCGCCGCGAAGACGACCAGGGCCAGGACACCGGCCGCCGCTACGACCGGTTCCGGGGCCGCGTGATGTTCCCCATTCACAACGTGTCGGGCCGCGTCATCGGCTTCGGGGCGCGCACGCTCAAGCCCAACGACAAGACCGCCAAGTACCTCAACTCGCCCGAGTCGGAGATTTACCACAAGTCGGATGTGCTGTATGGGCTCTACCAGGCCCGGCAGCCCATCCGCTCGGAGGAGCTATGCTATCTGGTGGAAGGCTACCTCGACGTGCTGAGTCTGCACCAGGGTGGCATCAAGAACGTGGTGGCCTCGTCGGGTACCTCGCTCACCGACGGCCAGATCCGCCTCATCAAGCGCTACACCGACAACGTGACGGTGCTGTATGACGGCGACGCGGCCGGCATCCGGGCCTCGCTGCGCGGCATTGATATGCTGCTGGAAGGTGGCTTGAACGTGCGCGTGGTGCTGTTTCCCGACGGCGACGACCCCGACAGCTACATCCGCAAAGTCGGCGACCAGCGCTTCCGGGAGCACCTGGAAGGCGCCAGCCAGGATTTTATCCAGTTCAAAACCGACCTGGTGAGCAGGGAGGCGGCCCACGACCCGGTGAAGAAGGCCGAGGCCATTCGGGAAGTGCTGCAAAGCATCAGCAAAGTGCCCGACCCCATCAAGCGGCAGGTATTTCTGCAGCAGACTTCGCAGGAATTTGGTATCGATGAGCAGGTGCTCATCACGGAGTACAACAAGCTGGTGCGCAACGCTTCCGGTAAATCCCCCGGCGGCCAGAGCAGCAGCGGGAGCGGGGCGGCGGGCGGCTACAGTGGCGGCCAGCAGGCGCCGAGTAGTGGCGGCGCCAGCCCGCGCCCGGCCCCGCGGCCCATGAGCCCTGAGGAAGAAGCCGAGGCCCTGATGTACGGCGCGTCGCCGGAGGACCTGATGGGTGGCGGCGACCTGCAGACCCTCACCCGCGAGGACCTGGAGCCGGTGCCCGACGTGCTGGAGCGGTGCGAGCGGGAAGTAGTGCGGCTGCTGCTGCTCTACTCGGCACAGCCACTGGCCCCGGAGGTATCGGTGGCGCAGTATCTGCTGGAGCAGCTGGAGGGCACTGGCTTCAAAACCGGCCTCTACGCCGATTTGCTGCACCTGTGCCGCGAAGAGCTGAACCAGGGCCGCTGGCCCGAGGTGCGCACACTCATCCAGCATGGCCGCTCCGATATCCGCAGCGTAGTGGCCGAACTGGCCACCGAGAAGTACGAGCTCAGCCCCAACTGGACCACCCACCAGATTCACGTACCCCGCGAACTGGACCTGTTGCAAACCGCCTGCGATAACGCTATTCTGCGCCTCAATAAGGTGAATGTGGAGCGGGAGCTGGCCGTGCGTCTCGAAGCCCTGCGTAACCCGGTAGACGAGGCTAGTATGATGGAAAATTTACAAACTATCCACTTGCTCAAGCAGATGGACAACCAGCTGGCTAATATGCTGGGCACCGTCATTCCACGGGCTTCCATGTAA
- a CDS encoding glycosyltransferase family 4 protein, producing MHILQLCPRVPYPPHDGGAIAMYDVAAGLARAGHRVTVLAINTPKHHQPATVLDHLGPNVRLLTVDVNTNLSPLKALRNLLSSQLPYNVERFVSEEVKVRLAELLAREQVDVVQLEGTFVAWYAGYWAEADKEAARPLPPVVLRAHNVEYTIWEQLARNAGNPLKKWYLRKLAQRLKIFEERMLHRVDGVAAITEADQQRLRQLGCPEPVVFVPAGVDLSRFRRDPAIRPRPRTLFMIGSLNWLPNLEGFDWFLREVWPRAKAQYPELELHIAGKDTPEHIRSLQLPGVTVHGFVESAQQFMQQYELMLVPLLSGGGMRIKIIEGMALGKCILSTGLGAEGIHVRPGFDIVLGDSPEEWLAHLGRYYRGELGQQAIGEEAARTISRLYDNRRVVESFLDLYTILQPAPRVAAH from the coding sequence GTGCATATTCTGCAGCTTTGTCCGCGCGTTCCGTATCCGCCCCACGATGGCGGGGCCATTGCCATGTACGACGTGGCCGCCGGCTTGGCCCGCGCCGGGCACCGCGTAACGGTGCTGGCCATCAACACGCCCAAGCACCACCAGCCCGCCACCGTCCTCGACCACCTGGGCCCCAACGTGCGCCTGTTGACCGTGGACGTGAACACCAACCTCTCTCCCCTAAAGGCCCTGCGCAACCTGCTTTCCAGCCAGCTACCCTACAACGTGGAGCGGTTTGTGAGCGAGGAAGTGAAGGTCCGGCTGGCCGAGCTGCTGGCCCGGGAACAGGTTGACGTGGTGCAGCTGGAAGGCACGTTTGTGGCCTGGTACGCTGGCTATTGGGCTGAGGCCGATAAGGAAGCCGCCCGGCCGTTGCCGCCGGTGGTGCTGCGGGCGCACAACGTGGAGTACACCATCTGGGAGCAACTGGCGCGCAACGCGGGCAATCCGCTGAAGAAATGGTACCTGCGCAAACTGGCTCAGCGGCTTAAAATCTTTGAAGAAAGGATGTTGCACCGCGTGGACGGGGTGGCCGCCATTACCGAGGCCGACCAGCAGCGCCTGCGCCAACTGGGCTGCCCTGAGCCGGTGGTGTTCGTGCCCGCTGGCGTGGACCTGAGCCGCTTCCGCCGCGACCCGGCCATCCGGCCCCGGCCGCGCACTTTGTTTATGATTGGCTCGCTGAACTGGCTGCCCAACCTGGAGGGCTTTGATTGGTTTCTGCGCGAAGTCTGGCCCCGGGCCAAGGCGCAGTACCCTGAGCTGGAGCTGCACATTGCCGGCAAAGACACGCCCGAGCACATCCGCAGCCTGCAGCTGCCCGGCGTGACGGTGCACGGCTTCGTGGAGTCGGCCCAGCAGTTTATGCAGCAGTACGAGCTGATGCTGGTGCCCTTGCTGAGCGGGGGCGGCATGCGCATCAAGATTATTGAGGGTATGGCGTTGGGCAAGTGCATCCTGAGTACCGGCCTGGGGGCCGAGGGCATCCACGTGCGGCCCGGCTTTGATATTGTGCTCGGCGACTCGCCCGAGGAGTGGCTCGCGCACCTGGGCCGCTACTACCGCGGCGAGCTGGGCCAGCAGGCCATCGGGGAGGAAGCCGCCCGCACCATTTCCCGCCTCTACGATAACCGCCGGGTAGTGGAAAGCTTCCTCGATTTGTACACCATTCTGCAGCCCGCGCCCCGTGTTGCCGCTCATTGA